One segment of Pseudodesulfovibrio sp. 5S69 DNA contains the following:
- a CDS encoding response regulator produces MAKILIAEDDRISQKLAAKIVKELGHIVFVSPHGKHAYETLMANNDFDLLLTDIMMPEMDGQQLIKTLRGDQQFNDLPIIIMSAVVGISDISNLLKLGATLFLAKPLEREELQNYITRCLDTDGKCLHN; encoded by the coding sequence ATGGCCAAGATACTGATCGCCGAAGATGACCGCATATCCCAGAAACTCGCCGCCAAGATCGTCAAGGAACTGGGCCATATCGTCTTTGTCAGCCCGCACGGGAAGCACGCCTATGAGACCCTCATGGCCAACAACGACTTCGATCTGCTGCTGACAGACATCATGATGCCCGAAATGGACGGTCAGCAGCTGATCAAGACCCTGCGCGGCGACCAGCAGTTCAACGACCTGCCGATCATCATCATGTCCGCCGTGGTCGGCATCAGCGACATCTCCAACCTGCTCAAGCTCGGCGCCACGCTGTTTCTGGCCAAGCCGCTGGAACGGGAGGAGCTCCAGAACTACATCACCCGCTGTCTCGACACGGACGGCAAGTGCCTGCACAACTGA
- a CDS encoding peptidylprolyl isomerase — protein sequence MKILLQSFFACALLMLLACPAAHAQDPENTLYMDLADGRVVIEMRPDLAPKHVARIKELVRMKFYDGNVFHRVIDGFMAQTGDPTGTGRGGSGQTLPAEFSNVPFKRGTVGMARASDADSADSQFFICFAPVPSLDGQYTVWGQVTSGMEFVDKIKKGTGQNGRVSNPDKIIRLRVAADVQ from the coding sequence ATGAAAATCCTGCTGCAATCCTTCTTCGCCTGCGCCCTTCTGATGCTGCTGGCCTGCCCGGCGGCCCACGCCCAGGACCCGGAAAACACCCTGTACATGGACCTGGCCGACGGCCGTGTGGTCATCGAGATGCGCCCCGACCTGGCCCCCAAGCACGTGGCCCGGATCAAGGAACTCGTGCGCATGAAATTCTACGACGGCAACGTCTTCCACCGGGTCATCGACGGCTTCATGGCCCAGACCGGCGATCCCACGGGCACCGGCCGGGGCGGCTCCGGCCAGACCCTGCCAGCCGAGTTCAGCAACGTTCCGTTCAAGCGCGGCACCGTGGGCATGGCCCGTGCCTCGGACGCGGACAGCGCGGACAGCCAGTTCTTCATCTGCTTCGCTCCGGTCCCGTCTCTCGACGGCCAATACACCGTCTGGGGCCAGGTCACATCCGGCATGGAGTTCGTGGACAAGATCAAGAAGGGGACTGGCCAGAACGGCAGGGTCAGCAACCCGGACAAGATCATCCGCCTGCGCGTCGCCGCCGACGTACAATAA
- a CDS encoding ATP-binding protein — MHPDIPPTLLDDVSRLQQVLSNIVGNAVKFTDRGAIEVDARPMPQTRPHECRVLFSVADTGIGIGDKALERLFAPFTQIDSSLSRQYQGAGLGLAITKRLTTLMNGVIAVESNEGLGSTFYVSIPFGLEDADQACTPEPAYSAGDGAASPLRVLVVEDDPVNLITANKIVKRLGHEAVSAIDGQKALEALRKTSFDLVLMDVQMPVMDGVETTKRIRSGEAGEGNRRVPIIAMTAYAMLGDREKFLAAGMDDYLAKLVDIESFRTALAKTAGT, encoded by the coding sequence GTGCACCCCGACATCCCCCCGACCCTGCTCGACGACGTCTCCCGCCTGCAACAGGTGCTCAGCAACATCGTGGGCAACGCCGTCAAGTTCACCGACCGCGGCGCCATCGAGGTGGACGCCCGCCCCATGCCGCAGACAAGGCCGCACGAGTGCCGCGTGCTGTTCTCGGTCGCGGACACCGGGATCGGCATCGGCGACAAGGCCCTGGAAAGGCTGTTCGCCCCGTTTACCCAGATCGATTCCAGCCTTTCCCGCCAGTATCAGGGAGCCGGGCTGGGGTTGGCCATCACCAAGCGCCTGACCACGCTCATGAACGGGGTCATCGCCGTCGAAAGCAACGAGGGACTGGGATCGACGTTCTACGTCAGCATCCCGTTCGGCCTGGAGGACGCGGATCAGGCCTGTACGCCCGAGCCCGCATACAGCGCCGGGGATGGCGCTGCCTCTCCGCTCCGGGTGCTGGTCGTGGAAGACGATCCCGTTAACCTCATCACCGCCAACAAGATCGTCAAACGTCTGGGACATGAGGCGGTGTCCGCCATAGACGGGCAAAAGGCCCTGGAGGCCCTGCGCAAAACGTCTTTCGACCTCGTCCTGATGGACGTGCAGATGCCGGTGATGGACGGAGTGGAGACCACGAAACGCATTCGCAGCGGTGAGGCGGGCGAGGGGAACAGGCGCGTGCCGATCATCGCGATGACCGCGTATGCCATGCTGGGGGACAGGGAGAAATTTCTGGCCGCGGGCATGGACGACTACCTGGCCAAACTCGTGGACATCGAGAGCTTCCGGACCGCGCTTGCCAAGACGGCCGGGACGTAG
- a CDS encoding sigma 54-interacting transcriptional regulator, with translation MSSTILVADGDASIRALIKDILEARGYGVETASSPASAAALMARRSPALVLAAHGDEDDGGSLVHEAARLGLVTPVILLIAAAIDDPGRLARDCGAMAYLQKPVVRSQLEMLVRLGLAENELRSTATLQEARLSAAKAFLQSMLNADEGVIFLLDEEASVIECSGPVESLLGRDVGQCTGQSYPSLFSDAVSNLHEGAIAKARTTRETARIEEHRSGMVLETRVRPVLQGYTLSGFVVSIRDITTRRRGEVGLAESEKQYRSVFAGATDAIVLVDRERGTVMECNDAACRALGYDQAEIRGLAVQDLVAHPEQFMAAMAQGGKRVSYDYLKRKNGSSLPVELVMSYFTNAGRDVCILYAQDISRRRIVEEALREGARLYRAVVEDQTELICRYGPDGKLTFVNNAFERFVGQDEEDVLGRDFFSSMGSMDRRVLTEWLDRFDPARPVFDMEVRQVRSDGEERWISWTHRAVLNDRKSVVEIQAVGRDETEHKAAESALAQATQEKEQYRLNLEATFASIPDAILTVDSGLSVIATNSAAKSLFGFAEERSRGRRLEDVVGDDGNPCVQVLRQVLKTDKPVRGYEIELKTPAMGERMVEINCSPLVDKDRQHAGAVLVVRDISHIADLEKQLQQRHGFRGIVGRSGPMQDIYQLLEQLSSLDSIVLILGESGTGKELVAEALHYGGVRAGKPLIKVNCSALSESLLESELFGHVRGAFTGAVRDKVGRIQAAQGGTLFLDEIGDISPMLQLKLLRFLESREYERVGESKTCTADVRIIAATNADLRDAVRRGAFREDLYYRLNVMPVTLPPLRDRQPDIPMLTDHFLSMFAENFGKHFDGVSEEVMDLLLTYSWPGNVRELKHALEHACILSPGKTIELRHIRKDLVDQIRSGVPEQPAPAVEQGVPASFSLHRPGREDILAVLGECGGNKVQAARRLGIHRATLYRKLKAWGLDG, from the coding sequence GTGAGCTCGACCATTCTCGTCGCCGACGGCGACGCCTCCATACGCGCGCTGATCAAGGACATCCTCGAAGCCAGGGGCTACGGGGTGGAGACCGCCTCCAGCCCGGCCTCCGCGGCCGCGCTCATGGCCCGCCGGAGCCCGGCTTTGGTCCTGGCCGCCCACGGCGACGAGGACGACGGCGGCTCCCTGGTCCACGAGGCGGCCCGGCTCGGCCTGGTCACCCCGGTCATCCTGCTCATCGCCGCCGCCATCGACGACCCCGGACGGCTGGCCCGCGACTGCGGGGCCATGGCCTATCTGCAAAAACCCGTGGTCCGCTCCCAACTCGAAATGCTCGTCCGCCTCGGCCTGGCCGAGAACGAGCTGCGGTCCACGGCCACGCTCCAGGAGGCCCGGCTGTCCGCGGCCAAGGCCTTCCTGCAATCCATGCTCAACGCCGATGAGGGCGTCATTTTCCTGCTGGACGAGGAGGCCTCGGTCATCGAGTGCAGCGGGCCGGTGGAGAGCCTGCTCGGCCGGGACGTGGGCCAGTGCACGGGGCAGTCCTATCCTTCGCTGTTTTCGGACGCCGTGTCCAACCTGCACGAGGGAGCCATCGCCAAGGCGCGGACCACCCGCGAGACGGCCCGGATCGAGGAGCACCGTAGCGGCATGGTCCTGGAGACCCGCGTTCGGCCCGTGTTGCAGGGGTACACCCTGTCCGGGTTCGTGGTCTCGATCAGGGACATCACCACCAGGCGGCGCGGCGAAGTCGGGCTGGCCGAAAGCGAGAAGCAGTATCGCAGCGTCTTTGCCGGGGCCACGGACGCCATCGTCCTGGTGGACCGGGAGCGGGGCACGGTCATGGAATGCAACGACGCAGCCTGCCGCGCCCTGGGTTACGATCAGGCCGAGATACGCGGTCTGGCCGTCCAGGACCTGGTCGCCCACCCGGAGCAGTTCATGGCGGCCATGGCCCAGGGCGGCAAGCGGGTCTCCTACGATTACCTCAAGCGCAAGAACGGCTCTTCGCTCCCCGTGGAGCTGGTCATGAGCTATTTCACCAACGCCGGGCGGGACGTGTGCATCCTCTACGCCCAGGACATCTCCCGGCGCAGGATCGTGGAGGAGGCCCTGCGCGAGGGCGCGCGGCTGTACCGGGCCGTGGTCGAGGACCAGACCGAGCTGATTTGCCGCTACGGGCCGGACGGCAAGCTGACGTTCGTGAACAACGCCTTCGAGCGGTTCGTGGGCCAGGACGAGGAGGACGTCCTGGGCAGAGATTTCTTTTCCTCCATGGGCTCCATGGACCGGCGGGTCCTGACCGAATGGCTGGACCGCTTCGACCCGGCCCGGCCCGTATTCGACATGGAGGTCCGGCAGGTCCGCTCGGACGGGGAGGAGCGCTGGATATCGTGGACCCACCGGGCTGTGCTCAACGACCGGAAGTCGGTGGTGGAGATTCAGGCCGTGGGTCGCGACGAGACCGAACACAAGGCCGCCGAGAGCGCCCTGGCCCAGGCCACCCAGGAGAAGGAGCAGTACCGGCTGAATCTGGAGGCCACCTTCGCCTCCATCCCGGATGCCATCCTGACCGTGGACTCCGGACTGTCGGTCATCGCCACCAACAGCGCGGCCAAGAGTCTGTTCGGGTTCGCGGAGGAGCGCTCCAGGGGGCGTCGGCTCGAGGACGTGGTCGGGGACGACGGCAACCCGTGCGTCCAGGTGCTGCGCCAGGTCCTGAAGACGGACAAGCCGGTGCGCGGCTACGAGATCGAGCTGAAGACCCCGGCCATGGGCGAGCGCATGGTCGAGATCAACTGTTCGCCCCTGGTGGACAAGGACCGGCAACACGCGGGCGCGGTGCTCGTCGTGCGCGACATTTCCCACATCGCGGACCTGGAAAAACAGTTGCAGCAGCGGCACGGCTTCCGGGGGATCGTCGGGCGCAGCGGTCCCATGCAGGACATCTACCAGCTCCTGGAACAACTCTCGTCCCTGGATTCCATCGTGCTCATCCTGGGCGAGTCGGGCACGGGCAAGGAGCTGGTCGCCGAGGCCCTGCACTACGGCGGGGTGCGCGCGGGTAAGCCGCTGATCAAAGTCAACTGCTCGGCCCTGTCCGAGAGCCTGCTCGAAAGCGAGCTGTTCGGGCATGTGCGCGGGGCCTTCACCGGCGCGGTTCGGGACAAGGTCGGGCGCATCCAGGCGGCCCAGGGCGGCACCTTGTTCCTGGACGAGATCGGCGACATCTCGCCCATGCTCCAGCTCAAGCTCCTGCGCTTTCTGGAGAGTCGGGAATACGAGCGGGTGGGTGAGTCCAAGACCTGCACCGCGGATGTGCGCATCATTGCGGCCACCAACGCGGACCTGCGCGATGCCGTGCGCAGGGGGGCCTTCCGGGAGGATCTGTACTACCGGCTCAACGTCATGCCCGTGACCCTGCCGCCGCTCAGGGACCGGCAGCCGGACATCCCCATGCTGACGGACCACTTCCTGTCCATGTTCGCGGAGAACTTCGGCAAGCATTTCGACGGGGTGTCCGAGGAGGTCATGGACCTGCTCCTGACCTATTCCTGGCCGGGCAACGTGCGCGAACTCAAGCACGCCCTGGAACACGCCTGCATTCTGTCCCCGGGCAAGACCATCGAGCTCCGGCACATCCGCAAGGACCTGGTGGACCAGATCCGCAGCGGCGTCCCGGAACAACCGGCCCCGGCTGTCGAGCAGGGCGTCCCGGCGTCGTTCTCGTTGCACAGGCCCGGCAGGGAGGACATCCTGGCCGTGCTCGGCGAGTGCGGAGGCAACAAGGTTCAGGCCGCCCGCCGGTTGGGCATCCACCGGGCCACCCTGTACCGTAAGCTCAAGGCCTGGGGCCTGGACGGTTGA